The genomic stretch GGATAACAGCTCTCTCAGAACCCAGGAAGGCATCTAAGAAAAAGCCAGGCACAGGGAAGACAGTAGGCCTTTTCAGAGCCCTGCCCAACTCCTTAGTGAACTCATAATTTGTATTCATCGCAGGCGCAACCCCGTTAAATATATCTGGCTTTGTGGATGGTGGTTCTTCATGGGGCTCTAGTGCATGGGCAATGATTCCAGCGAGGTCTGAGACATGAATCCAGGGGAAGGGTTGCCGTCCTGAGCCAAGAGTCCCTCCGAGGCCAAGCCAAAATGGCATCATCATTTGTTTCATGGCACCACCATCACGCCCTAAAACAGCACCTGGGCATAAGTGGGAGAAAACACACTGTTACAGTATAAACAGTACTGTTAAACAACATTACTCATATAAAGGTGTACCTTTATATTGTGCATTGGCGTTCACTTGTAATGTGTTTGTGATGCTCAATTGGTAAAGTGTTGCATTAGCTGCAcaaaggttatgggtttgattcccagtgaACGTGTATTCAAATCAAATGTATGTCTTAAATGCACTATAAGTCACTTTGGGTAAATGTgtctgcataaatgtaaatgcattgaatGCAACATTTATTGCACACCTGGTCTTATGATAACTTGTCTTGTTTTCTTAGCACTGTTGTCAGGAAGTTGCCCTGCTTGCTCCCACTCCTGTACCAGATGAGACAGGAAGTCAAACGGTGTCCAGTCGCTTTCCTCAGTGTACTGGGTTTGAAAACTAGGTTTATAGCATGCTAAGGACGAAATTAAAGAAAAGTCACAATCAAAATCCACCTTGTTAAACAGATTGTTAAAAGTC from Paramisgurnus dabryanus chromosome 6, PD_genome_1.1, whole genome shotgun sequence encodes the following:
- the sdr39u1 gene encoding epimerase family protein SDR39U1; the encoded protein is MRFVIGGGSGFVGRELTRLLKSKGHEITIISRQPGPGKITWAEVASGGLPPCEGAVNLAGENIMNPLRWWNESYKKDLLSSRVDTTRMLAQAIAASPTPPHSWVLVTGVACYKPSFQTQYTEESDWTPFDFLSHLVQEWEQAGQLPDNSAKKTRQVIIRPGAVLGRDGGAMKQMMMPFWLGLGGTLGSGRQPFPWIHVSDLAGIIAHALEPHEEPPSTKPDIFNGVAPAMNTNYEFTKELGRALKRPTVFPVPGFFLDAFLGSERAVILTQGQKVVPKRTLESGFDFKYPDLTSALKEIIGD